The proteins below come from a single Parageobacillus toebii NBRC 107807 genomic window:
- a CDS encoding NAD(P)/FAD-dependent oxidoreductase, which yields MKSHYDVIVVGAGPAGIFTCYELTLKLPGANVLLIDKGHDIYKRNCPILQKKIDKCPPPSGKKDYAGCVPACSITNGFGGAGAYSDGKFNITSEFGGWMTDYLPASKVLELIRYVDEINLKHGATTAITDPMTEKVKEIERRAYAAGLKLLRAQVRHLGTEQNLEILKSIFEYLRERIDMRFKTEVEDIITEKTNDGHRVTGVVLKNGETLTAEKVVIAPGRDGSVWLTKILRKRRLRMMNNQVDIGVRVETSNIVMEEINEHLYEGKFIFNTSVGTQVRTFCSNPSGHVVVENHSGIMLANGHAYRDPKLGSNNTNFALLVSHKFSEPFDKPNEYAHEISRLANALSNGGIIVQKYGDILKGRRSTEKRIKEGFIEPTLKEAVPGDLGLVLPYNTMKSIIEMTEALNHVTPGIASEHTLFYGVEAKFYSARPKLNDRFETEISGLYVGGDGAGITRGLAQASACGVWIARDIVEKLTK from the coding sequence ATGAAGAGCCATTATGATGTCATTGTCGTCGGCGCAGGTCCGGCAGGCATTTTTACTTGCTATGAATTAACGCTGAAACTTCCGGGGGCGAACGTCCTGTTAATTGATAAAGGGCATGATATATATAAACGCAATTGTCCGATTCTTCAGAAAAAGATTGACAAATGCCCGCCGCCGTCCGGCAAAAAAGATTACGCCGGATGTGTGCCGGCATGCTCGATCACAAACGGATTTGGCGGCGCAGGTGCTTATTCGGACGGGAAATTTAACATCACCAGCGAATTCGGCGGCTGGATGACCGATTATTTGCCGGCTTCTAAAGTATTGGAACTCATCCGCTATGTTGACGAAATTAATTTAAAACACGGGGCGACAACAGCCATTACCGATCCAATGACGGAGAAAGTCAAAGAAATTGAGCGCCGCGCTTACGCAGCTGGGCTGAAGCTATTGCGCGCCCAAGTCCGCCATTTAGGGACGGAACAAAACTTAGAAATTTTAAAAAGCATTTTTGAATATTTGCGTGAACGAATCGACATGCGTTTTAAAACGGAAGTGGAAGATATTATAACGGAAAAAACGAACGATGGGCATCGCGTGACAGGAGTAGTTCTGAAAAACGGCGAAACGCTGACAGCAGAGAAAGTCGTCATCGCACCGGGACGCGACGGCTCGGTATGGCTGACAAAAATATTGCGGAAGCGCCGCTTGCGCATGATGAACAACCAAGTCGATATTGGCGTGCGCGTGGAAACATCGAACATCGTCATGGAAGAAATAAATGAACATTTGTATGAAGGAAAATTTATTTTCAATACGTCGGTTGGCACGCAAGTACGCACGTTTTGCAGCAATCCTTCGGGACACGTTGTCGTCGAAAACCATTCGGGCATCATGCTTGCGAACGGCCACGCGTACAGAGATCCAAAGCTTGGCAGCAACAATACAAACTTTGCTTTGCTTGTATCGCATAAATTCTCCGAACCGTTTGATAAACCGAATGAATACGCCCATGAAATTTCGCGGCTGGCAAACGCCTTATCGAACGGCGGCATCATCGTGCAAAAGTATGGCGACATTTTAAAAGGAAGACGCTCTACCGAAAAACGGATTAAGGAAGGGTTTATTGAGCCAACGTTGAAAGAAGCGGTTCCTGGCGATTTAGGGCTTGTTCTTCCGTACAATACGATGAAAAGCATCATTGAAATGACGGAAGCGCTCAACCACGTCACACCTGGGATTGCTTCCGAGCATACGCTTTTTTACGGAGTCGAAGCGAAGTTTTATTCCGCCCGGCCAAAATTAAACGACCGATTTGAAACGGAAATTTCCGGACTGTATGTCGGTGGGGACGGTGCGGGAATTACGCGCGGCCTTGCCCAGGCAAGCGCCTGTGGCGTATGGATTGCACGCGACATCGTAGAAAAATTAACCAAATAA
- a CDS encoding FbpB family small basic protein, with translation MRKTRKMTFQELIMENKRQLLNDREAMEKIEKKLEERMLKKAE, from the coding sequence ATGAGAAAAACCCGTAAAATGACATTTCAAGAATTAATTATGGAAAATAAACGTCAATTACTCAATGACCGTGAAGCAATGGAAAAAATCGAAAAAAAATTGGAAGAACGCATGTTAAAAAAAGCAGAATAA
- a CDS encoding DUF502 domain-containing protein, giving the protein MKFFVKNFINGVITFVPIILAIYVCYKVFAFFDGLFGSYVRPYFKDDYIPGIGILCTIILITVLGWLSTQYISGKIIRLVDRLLESIPLIKTVYSVIKDTITSFVGEKRSFSKVVLVELPNTGMKCIGFITSEEVANWLNPLQDHVAVYIPQTFQVAGITFLVPKEQVQVIDMKPEEAMKFVLSGGMASSKKKGLPET; this is encoded by the coding sequence ATGAAGTTTTTCGTAAAAAATTTTATTAACGGTGTGATTACATTTGTGCCGATTATTTTAGCGATATATGTATGCTATAAAGTGTTTGCATTTTTTGATGGACTGTTCGGCAGCTACGTACGGCCATATTTCAAAGATGATTACATACCGGGAATCGGAATATTATGTACGATCATTCTTATTACCGTTCTCGGCTGGTTATCCACACAATATATTAGCGGCAAAATCATTCGGCTTGTTGATCGCCTGTTAGAAAGCATCCCGTTAATTAAAACGGTTTATTCGGTAATAAAAGATACCATCACCTCTTTTGTCGGCGAAAAACGGTCCTTTTCAAAAGTAGTGTTGGTGGAATTGCCTAATACAGGAATGAAATGCATCGGATTTATCACGTCAGAAGAAGTCGCTAACTGGCTCAATCCGCTCCAAGACCATGTCGCTGTCTATATTCCGCAAACGTTCCAGGTAGCGGGCATTACCTTTTTAGTGCCGAAAGAACAAGTGCAGGTTATTGATATGAAGCCGGAAGAAGCAATGAAATTTGTGCTTTCCGGCGGAATGGCCTCATCCAAAAAGAAAGGGCTGCCTGAAACATAA
- a CDS encoding sulfurtransferase — translation MNYIVSHEWLADRLDHDNVRIIDCRFYLNDPTRGLNEYRKDHLPFALYFDLEKDLSAPVGKHGGRHPLPTVEELAEKLSAAGIDETVTVVAYDDQDGAMASRCWWLLRYLGHERVYVLDGGYTKWKEAGYPVTAEVAAVKPRSFQPRPQPSWLATVDDVRRAVQESSAIIIDSREWKRYAGIEEPIDRIAGHIPGALHMFWKDCVTDEGYWKSPQEQAERFSAIKKDAPIIVYCGSGVTACPNVLALKEAGYTNVRLYAGSWSDWISYPENPIATGEK, via the coding sequence ATGAACTATATTGTTTCACATGAATGGCTCGCGGATCGGCTCGATCACGATAATGTCCGCATTATTGACTGCCGCTTTTACCTTAATGATCCAACTCGGGGATTAAATGAATATAGGAAAGATCATCTTCCTTTCGCATTATATTTTGATTTAGAAAAAGATTTATCCGCGCCTGTCGGCAAACATGGCGGACGGCATCCGCTTCCGACTGTTGAAGAATTGGCAGAGAAGCTATCAGCGGCAGGAATTGATGAAACGGTTACGGTTGTTGCATATGATGACCAGGACGGGGCGATGGCTTCACGGTGTTGGTGGCTGCTTCGCTATCTTGGGCATGAGCGTGTTTACGTCTTAGACGGAGGTTATACAAAATGGAAAGAAGCGGGGTATCCAGTCACAGCAGAGGTTGCTGCCGTAAAACCGCGATCATTTCAGCCTCGCCCTCAGCCTTCGTGGCTAGCGACTGTCGATGACGTGCGCCGTGCGGTTCAAGAGTCATCGGCGATTATTATCGATTCACGGGAATGGAAGCGATACGCAGGCATAGAAGAACCAATCGATCGCATTGCAGGACATATTCCGGGAGCCCTCCATATGTTTTGGAAAGACTGTGTGACGGACGAGGGGTATTGGAAAAGTCCGCAAGAACAAGCGGAGCGCTTTTCTGCAATCAAAAAAGATGCTCCCATTATCGTGTACTGCGGTTCTGGGGTGACGGCATGTCCAAACGTGCTTGCGTTGAAAGAAGCAGGTTATACGAATGTACGTTTGTATGCAGGAAGCTGGAGTGATTGGATTTCCTATCCAGAAAATCCGATTGCGACAGGGGAAAAATAA
- a CDS encoding HesB/YadR/YfhF family protein yields the protein MDIILTPKAFEWYKEELDLQEGDAVRFFARYGGCSTVQKGFSLGVAKDEPVEPGAQTTVGGITFFIEDGDIWYFDGHNLTIDFNEQANEPVFIID from the coding sequence ATGGACATTATTTTGACGCCAAAAGCATTCGAATGGTACAAAGAAGAGCTTGACTTACAAGAGGGGGATGCTGTCCGCTTTTTCGCGCGCTACGGTGGATGCAGCACCGTACAAAAAGGATTTTCGCTTGGTGTGGCAAAAGATGAGCCTGTAGAACCAGGAGCGCAAACAACGGTCGGTGGAATCACCTTTTTTATAGAGGATGGCGACATATGGTATTTTGATGGCCATAACTTAACCATCGATTTCAATGAGCAGGCAAATGAACCGGTATTTATTATCGATTGA
- a CDS encoding nucleotidyltransferase domain-containing protein encodes MRDFIQHELTKIEKQQSVRVLYACEAGSRAYGIDTKESDYDVRLITIKPIRSYLTVSEWSETWSDSTPPIEWHSWDVFKALQLFQKSNPSLYEWFSSPIIYAKDDDFYTKMNEMIRQYYSLQSLAYHYHSLTVKNANLLRKKEIGSKVYIKTFVQTLRGALALHWIMRYHAFPPLSLFQLADGDESIMELIRLLRQAKAEKRMDFSFALPAKILSVIDMERSALKRLPDKKTVDVRLLDEFVWELLGV; translated from the coding sequence ATGAGGGATTTCATTCAACATGAATTAACGAAGATCGAGAAACAGCAATCCGTTCGCGTGTTATACGCGTGTGAGGCGGGAAGCCGGGCATACGGGATAGATACGAAAGAAAGCGACTATGACGTCCGGCTTATTACGATCAAACCAATTCGGTCGTATTTAACCGTTTCCGAATGGTCGGAGACGTGGAGTGATTCGACTCCGCCCATCGAATGGCATAGCTGGGACGTTTTTAAAGCGCTGCAGCTTTTTCAAAAATCGAATCCGTCGCTTTATGAATGGTTTTCTTCCCCGATCATTTATGCAAAAGACGATGATTTTTATACAAAAATGAATGAGATGATCCGACAGTATTATTCATTGCAAAGTCTGGCTTATCACTATCATTCGTTGACAGTGAAAAATGCCAATTTGCTTAGAAAAAAGGAAATAGGAAGCAAAGTGTATATCAAGACGTTTGTGCAAACATTGCGCGGGGCATTGGCTTTACATTGGATCATGCGGTATCATGCGTTTCCTCCGCTTTCGCTTTTTCAACTGGCGGATGGGGATGAATCGATCATGGAGCTTATTCGATTGTTGCGGCAAGCGAAAGCGGAAAAGCGGATGGATTTTTCTTTCGCATTACCTGCAAAAATATTATCCGTCATCGATATGGAACGGTCGGCGCTTAAGCGGCTTCCAGACAAAAAAACGGTCGACGTTCGTTTGCTCGATGAATTCGTATGGGAGCTTTTAGGAGTTTGA
- a CDS encoding magnesium transporter CorA family protein yields the protein MMKMYLSDANGKMREIDEIQNGCWINLVAPTEDEIRYIANHLDIPIDSITDALDDEERSRIEKEDNHVLIIVDIPIAANDEVDGPMYETIPIGMIITNTCFITVCLQQNPIFEEFSKNKIKNFYTFMKTRFALQMLYVISTYYLRYLKQISRRTTEIEKELHQSMKNKELLSLLSVEKSLVYFMTSLKANNIVMERLLRLNYLRMYEDDQDLLQDVIIENKQAIEMAEVYSSILSGTMNAFASVISNNLNIVMKFLTAITIVISLPTMVASFYGMNVPIPYQHSPYAFMVAMLIAGLLSTITALIFWKKRYF from the coding sequence ATGATGAAAATGTATTTATCGGATGCAAACGGAAAAATGAGAGAAATCGATGAAATTCAAAACGGCTGCTGGATTAATTTGGTAGCTCCGACGGAAGACGAAATCCGTTATATTGCTAATCATCTTGATATTCCAATCGATTCAATCACAGATGCGCTTGATGATGAGGAACGATCACGCATAGAAAAAGAAGATAATCACGTATTGATTATCGTTGATATTCCCATTGCCGCAAATGATGAAGTAGATGGTCCAATGTATGAAACGATTCCGATCGGCATGATTATTACGAATACGTGCTTCATTACTGTCTGTCTGCAGCAAAATCCGATTTTCGAGGAGTTTTCGAAAAACAAAATTAAAAACTTTTACACGTTCATGAAGACGCGTTTTGCTTTGCAAATGCTATATGTGATTTCCACTTATTATTTGCGTTATTTAAAACAAATTAGCCGCAGAACGACGGAAATCGAAAAAGAGCTTCATCAATCGATGAAAAATAAAGAATTGCTTTCGCTCCTCAGTGTGGAAAAAAGCTTAGTCTATTTTATGACGTCGCTGAAGGCGAACAATATTGTCATGGAACGGCTATTGCGTCTGAATTATTTGCGCATGTACGAAGACGATCAAGATTTGCTGCAAGATGTCATTATCGAAAATAAACAGGCGATTGAAATGGCGGAAGTATACAGCAGCATTTTAAGCGGAACGATGAACGCGTTTGCTTCGGTCATTTCGAATAACTTGAATATTGTAATGAAGTTTTTAACAGCGATTACGATTGTGATTTCCTTGCCGACAATGGTTGCAAGCTTCTATGGCATGAACGTGCCGATTCCATATCAGCATTCACCGTATGCATTTATGGTGGCGATGTTGATTGCTGGTTTGTTATCGACCATTACTGCGCTTATTTTTTGGAAAAAGCGATATTTTTAA
- a CDS encoding acid-soluble spore protein N: MSNPRGNPKYFNPNHLGTQPRAAGGNKGKKMQDQSGQHAQVIQTKGE, encoded by the coding sequence ATGAGCAATCCGAGGGGAAACCCAAAATATTTCAATCCGAACCATCTAGGCACCCAACCTCGTGCCGCTGGAGGAAATAAAGGGAAAAAAATGCAAGATCAATCTGGGCAACATGCTCAAGTGATTCAAACAAAAGGCGAATAA
- the tlp gene encoding small acid-soluble spore protein Tlp — MAHHRPKPDDRSDNVEKLQDMVQNTIENIEKAEETMQFASPEEREKIAEKNKRREEAIAAMRAEIKDEAAARENGYR; from the coding sequence ATGGCACATCATCGTCCTAAACCGGATGATCGTAGCGATAATGTAGAAAAATTGCAAGATATGGTACAAAACACCATTGAAAATATCGAAAAGGCTGAAGAGACAATGCAATTCGCTTCTCCGGAAGAGCGAGAAAAAATCGCTGAAAAAAACAAGCGGCGCGAAGAAGCGATTGCAGCAATGCGTGCTGAAATTAAAGATGAGGCAGCGGCACGCGAAAACGGCTATCGATAA
- a CDS encoding YpbS family protein: MSEVHEAITAHIQKQHAAIKRFVQLEAERERYIDEAVALCQNGLPFTVTKINEVTKEMNELAKHGGMPQRKYVTVEMVKEYTERLTKQGGTK, encoded by the coding sequence ATGAGTGAAGTACATGAAGCGATTACCGCCCATATCCAAAAACAGCATGCGGCCATTAAGCGTTTTGTGCAATTAGAGGCAGAACGGGAACGATATATCGATGAAGCAGTTGCGCTTTGCCAAAACGGTTTGCCGTTTACGGTGACAAAAATCAATGAAGTAACGAAGGAAATGAACGAATTAGCAAAGCACGGTGGCATGCCGCAACGGAAATACGTAACGGTTGAAATGGTAAAAGAATATACGGAACGTTTAACAAAGCAAGGGGGAACGAAATGA
- a CDS encoding acyl-CoA thioesterase: MKVAEKQIEVRYAETDQMGVVYHANYLVWMEVGRTELIKQLGFHYADMEKEGIISPVVDLQVSYKKPLHYGETATVRTWIDAYDGIRVTYGYEILTPDGEIAVTGKSQHVCVKRDTFRPIVIRKYFPDWHEAYERAKK, encoded by the coding sequence ATGAAAGTCGCTGAAAAGCAAATTGAAGTACGTTATGCGGAAACGGATCAAATGGGGGTTGTTTATCATGCTAATTATCTCGTTTGGATGGAAGTCGGCCGAACAGAGCTGATCAAACAGTTAGGATTTCATTACGCCGATATGGAGAAAGAAGGAATTATTTCTCCAGTTGTCGATCTTCAAGTATCATACAAAAAACCGCTTCATTATGGGGAAACGGCGACTGTCCGTACATGGATTGATGCATATGACGGCATTCGTGTGACATACGGTTATGAAATTTTGACACCGGATGGAGAAATTGCCGTGACGGGAAAATCTCAGCATGTTTGTGTAAAACGCGATACGTTTCGCCCGATTGTCATTCGCAAATATTTCCCGGATTGGCATGAAGCATACGAACGTGCGAAAAAGTAA
- a CDS encoding hotdog fold thioesterase, which produces MGKGTLLEALGIEITELGEGRVVATMPVDHRTHQPFGLLHGGASVALAETVASIGAYALIDQETENVVGLEINANHVCAVRNGTVTATGTVLHRGKTTMVWDIKIVDEQQRLVCVSRCTIAVIKKS; this is translated from the coding sequence ATGGGGAAAGGAACGTTGTTAGAAGCATTAGGTATTGAGATTACAGAGTTAGGAGAAGGACGTGTCGTAGCGACGATGCCCGTTGACCATCGCACACATCAGCCGTTTGGGCTTCTCCATGGCGGTGCTTCCGTAGCCTTGGCAGAAACAGTTGCGAGCATCGGTGCATATGCGCTCATCGATCAAGAAACCGAAAACGTTGTTGGCTTAGAAATTAACGCCAACCATGTATGCGCTGTTCGAAATGGCACTGTCACTGCTACAGGCACCGTTCTTCATCGAGGAAAGACGACAATGGTATGGGATATTAAAATCGTCGATGAACAACAGCGGCTTGTCTGTGTTTCTCGCTGTACGATCGCCGTTATTAAAAAAAGCTAG
- a CDS encoding redoxin domain-containing protein → MKKFIVAILLLAITGYGIWNALAAEKAKEVGLSVGNAAPDFSLQTLNGQTIHLSDFRGKPVIVNFWTTWCPPCKKEMPDMEKFYKAYHSDVELLAVHLTSQDTRENVKSFINEYQLSFPVVLDEKKKALELYHIQTIPTSYIIDKDGVIRKKIIGPMTYKQMVEITAAFRE, encoded by the coding sequence ATGAAAAAATTCATTGTCGCTATATTGCTGCTTGCTATTACTGGATACGGCATTTGGAATGCGTTGGCAGCAGAAAAAGCAAAGGAAGTCGGTCTTTCTGTAGGTAACGCTGCGCCCGATTTTTCGTTGCAGACATTGAATGGCCAAACGATACATTTATCTGATTTTCGCGGAAAGCCGGTAATCGTCAATTTTTGGACAACATGGTGCCCGCCGTGTAAAAAAGAAATGCCTGATATGGAAAAATTTTATAAAGCCTATCATTCTGACGTGGAATTGCTTGCGGTTCATTTAACGTCGCAAGATACTCGTGAAAATGTAAAGTCATTTATCAATGAATATCAACTATCGTTTCCAGTGGTGTTGGATGAAAAAAAGAAAGCATTAGAACTATATCATATTCAAACGATTCCAACATCGTATATCATTGATAAAGATGGTGTCATTCGCAAAAAAATTATCGGTCCGATGACATATAAACAAATGGTGGAAATAACAGCGGCATTCCGTGAATAA